The genomic interval TTACTCAAATCACTGGCTAAAAAGAAGTGCCAACAGGACAGGTGCTTTGAGGCCACCGCAGTTATACGGGAAATGAACAGCAAACTGGATATGCTGCAGTTAAAGAAAAAACAACTGGGTATAGAAGCCCGCCAATACACAGTGGACTTTCAAAAAATGCGCCGGTTGTTAGAACGGCTGGGGTACATAAAAGGACGGGAACTTTTGCCCCGGGGTAAATTTGCGCTGCATTTGCACATCCAAGAAATATTCGTAACCGAGCTGGTTTTTTCAGGTTTAATTGATGAAATGCCTGCCGATGTGGTGGCGGGGGTATTGGCCGGTGTTGACTATGTTCCCGGCAGGCGCGAATATGTGCAAGTTCCACCTTACGACTTTGATGCTGTAAACCAACTGCGGGCAGAATTAATGGAAATGGGCGTACCTCAGGAATATATGGTGTGGTCACCGGTTCCGGGTTATCTGGCCCATGCCTGGTACAACGGAAAAGATTTTGACCATCTGCTGGAAAACAGTAGCTTACAAGAGGGCGACCTGGTATCTATAATTAGACGAACAATTGACCTATTGCGACAATTAGAAAAAGCTGCGGAGGGAAACCTATCATTGCAGGAGAAAATTCGCGGCATTAGAAGAACCCTTGATCGAGACCAAGTGGCTGTGTTATTCTAAGGAGGTTGTTTAATATGTATTTTGAGAAGGCCGGCAAGGACAATACCGAACAAACGGTGGCGGCGGTGGTGGAATATGCCCAAAAACATAATATTAAACATGTGGTGGTAGCCTCTAAAACCGGGGATACCGCTGAAAAATTGTCAGGCCATCAATTTAAAGTAATATGCGTTACTTACCATGTGGGCTTTTATGGGCCGGGCCAGGGATCATTAACACCTGAAAGACGCAAACAATTAGAAGACAAAGGTATTTCAGTGCTTACCACCACCCACCTGATGGCTGGGCTTGACCGGGCCTGTCGCTTTAAGTTTAGCGGGGTGTACCCGGCAGAAATTATTGCCAGCGCACTGCGTATGTTTGGCCAGGGCACAAAGGTATGTATTGAGGTGGCAAGCATGGCACTGGATGCAGGGTTAATTCCCTATGGTGAAGATGTGGTGGCGGTGGCCGGCACCGGCGATGGCGCTGATACTGCACTTTTGTTAACCCCCGCCCATTCCAATTATTTTTTTGATACTAAAGTAAGGGAAATAATATGTAAGCCCAGGGATTTTGAACACCACTAAAAAAATAAAACATAAAGATATTATTGAAGGATTTTAATTCCAGCTGGTAGAATAATTTAATAAATAAGTTTACGGGTGAGGACCAAATGCCGGCAAGCAATGATAAAGATATGTCTCTAAAAATAGAGCAATTACTAAAAGTAAATAAAAGATTAACTGATTTACATTGGATAGCAGCACAGATTGCGTCGGAACAGGATATTAACAACATGTATAATCAGATAACTAACGGGTTCAGTTATATTACCGGCGTAGACAAATGTGCTTTTTATTCAATTGATGAAAAAGGTAACTTTATTGAACTAATTAACAGCCGCCATAAGGAAGAAACAGACCCCTTTTGGCTGTGTGACGGAGTACAAAAAGTTTTAAAAGAAACATTACAAAAAAGGGTAGCGGTAATTTCCCTAAACCAAAGCTACTGTGGCAGCTGCAGTCACCGATGCAACTTATGT from Desulfofalx alkaliphila DSM 12257 carries:
- a CDS encoding pyruvate kinase alpha/beta domain-containing protein: MYFEKAGKDNTEQTVAAVVEYAQKHNIKHVVVASKTGDTAEKLSGHQFKVICVTYHVGFYGPGQGSLTPERRKQLEDKGISVLTTTHLMAGLDRACRFKFSGVYPAEIIASALRMFGQGTKVCIEVASMALDAGLIPYGEDVVAVAGTGDGADTALLLTPAHSNYFFDTKVREIICKPRDFEHH